In Candidatus Methylacidiphilales bacterium, the following are encoded in one genomic region:
- a CDS encoding tetratricopeptide repeat protein — MAQKDSSLQDQVRLAQQIIAMGELDRALDILDQIEAAHPGHCDALILRASLLLKKKDLASARTVLDRVESLHPGLTVHAYNRAEWHFIAHEFPRALELFQSIGSDFPQPALVSYKIALCQLMMGNKNDEDEHADSTADVAPSASWGSDAYRPTPRDPAPYFLHAARLLIQNRDPAHPTEALALLRAAGTIYPYAVCRFYGESLVSLGLIPAADLPLASDVPRPTMAMETSLPLPDLDIDVQSLMNYASRVPLQAAVQNSAGSAEAGKNSAAIAELPGLAPRPKSSSQTASTD, encoded by the coding sequence TTGGCGCAGAAGGACTCCAGTCTTCAGGATCAAGTCCGCTTGGCCCAGCAAATCATCGCCATGGGGGAGCTCGACCGCGCCCTTGATATCCTCGACCAGATCGAGGCCGCCCATCCCGGCCACTGTGACGCCCTCATCCTCCGCGCTTCCCTGCTCCTCAAGAAAAAGGACCTCGCCTCGGCCCGCACCGTCCTCGACCGTGTGGAATCCCTCCATCCGGGTTTGACCGTCCATGCCTACAACCGCGCCGAATGGCACTTCATCGCCCACGAATTCCCCCGCGCCCTTGAACTCTTCCAATCCATCGGGTCTGACTTCCCCCAGCCTGCCCTCGTCAGTTACAAGATCGCCCTCTGCCAGTTGATGATGGGGAATAAAAACGATGAGGACGAACATGCGGACTCCACTGCCGATGTCGCCCCTTCTGCCTCATGGGGGTCCGACGCCTACCGCCCCACTCCCCGCGATCCCGCCCCCTACTTCCTTCATGCCGCCCGTCTGCTCATTCAGAATCGTGATCCCGCTCATCCCACCGAAGCCCTCGCCCTCCTGCGCGCGGCCGGCACGATCTACCCTTACGCCGTTTGCCGGTTTTACGGGGAATCCCTTGTCAGCCTCGGCCTCATCCCGGCTGCCGACCTGCCCTTGGCATCGGATGTGCCGCGCCCCACCATGGCCATGGAAACCAGCCTCCCCCTGCCTGACCTCGACATCGATGTCCAGTCCCTCATGAACTACGCCTCCCGGGTCCCCCTCCAGGCCGCGGTCCAAAACTCCGCCGGGTCGGCTGAAGCGGGGAAAAATTCTGCCGCGATTGCGGAACTCCCCGGCCTCGCTCCCCGGCCCAAGTCTTCTTCTCAGACCGCCTCAACCGATTAG
- a CDS encoding DUF2490 domain-containing protein has product MAVAALMMTSAGAEELRGVQVWLGQNVSVGLRPDWEFQMKSEERLSSEKQLLRHVENHPRVVWNPEGPHEVFLGYKRIDSWSQQGDDSSENLAVIGHEMTFPFAEHWKVGSRQMFEAGVAEEESTGQFRHRVRISYENSRALWGFTVALGNEWFYDFDTNRLSQNRLQLGFSREINKTLRWEVFAMRRDDWLPGDVHLLTPITGVSCHLSF; this is encoded by the coding sequence ATGGCCGTGGCGGCTCTGATGATGACTTCCGCTGGAGCGGAGGAACTTCGCGGGGTACAGGTATGGCTGGGCCAGAATGTATCGGTCGGCCTGCGTCCGGACTGGGAATTCCAGATGAAATCGGAGGAACGGTTATCGAGCGAGAAACAGCTTTTGCGCCATGTGGAGAATCACCCCCGGGTGGTATGGAATCCGGAGGGACCGCACGAGGTTTTTCTTGGCTACAAGCGGATTGATTCCTGGAGCCAGCAGGGAGATGACTCGAGCGAGAACCTGGCCGTGATCGGGCACGAAATGACTTTTCCTTTTGCGGAACATTGGAAAGTGGGATCCCGGCAGATGTTTGAGGCAGGGGTAGCGGAGGAGGAAAGCACGGGGCAATTCCGGCACCGGGTGCGTATTTCTTACGAAAATTCCCGGGCGCTATGGGGCTTTACGGTCGCGCTGGGTAATGAATGGTTTTACGATTTTGACACAAATCGGCTTAGCCAGAATCGTCTGCAACTTGGATTTTCCCGGGAAATCAACAAAACCCTGCGCTGGGAGGTCTTCGCCATGCGGCGGGATGACTGGCTACCTGGTGATGTGCATCTCTTGACCCCGATAACCGGGGTATCCTGTCATTTGAGTTTTTAG
- a CDS encoding DUF4339 domain-containing protein, which yields MKQHPALSDPRVIFLVRGNEHTGPYTRAELRRYWALGRMHAHDMVWVDGMSQAVRLTDFLSMRPLAGAKVAV from the coding sequence ATGAAACAACACCCTGCGCTATCCGATCCGCGGGTCATCTTTTTGGTCCGCGGCAATGAACACACTGGTCCCTACACCCGGGCCGAACTCCGACGATACTGGGCCCTCGGCCGCATGCACGCGCATGACATGGTCTGGGTCGATGGCATGTCGCAGGCGGTCCGACTGACAGATTTCCTCTCGATGCGCCCCCTGGCCGGAGCCAAGGTGGCGGTGTAG
- a CDS encoding COX15/CtaA family protein, whose protein sequence is MTSPSTPPSGLCPPASVFPQPPSAVGYWLLAVAVAIWIMVGIGGVTRLTGSGLSITDWRPLTGAIPPLSDADWQSEFAKYMGSPQHRLVFPDMTVEEFKGIYWWEWIHRFWGRMIGVVFALPLLVFWVRGMIPPTWRGRLLLIFLLGGLQGALGWFMVASGLVDRPSVSPYRLAAHLGLAVILFAWVLWLALVILCRQEATTRERGAGAPREWHVAAMRLTLPGTPALFFLLLLLVQIIYGGFMAGTKAAMAHPTFPDLSGSGFPPAATWTQPGWRNFFENTAVIAFTHRWLGILVFLVGAWQAVRVIARGPSRLRRPAGTLGLLLLLQVALGIGTTLLAQGHIPVLWGSLHQLNALLILALGLYLFHSYRQSHSL, encoded by the coding sequence ATGACTTCGCCATCCACGCCGCCCTCCGGCCTCTGTCCTCCGGCCTCTGTCTTCCCGCAGCCTCCGTCTGCGGTCGGTTACTGGCTCCTCGCCGTCGCTGTCGCCATCTGGATCATGGTCGGCATTGGCGGCGTCACACGCCTCACCGGTTCCGGTCTTTCCATCACCGACTGGCGACCCCTCACCGGCGCCATTCCCCCGCTGAGCGACGCCGATTGGCAGTCTGAGTTTGCCAAATACATGGGCTCGCCCCAGCACCGTCTGGTCTTCCCTGACATGACGGTGGAAGAATTCAAGGGGATTTACTGGTGGGAATGGATCCACCGTTTTTGGGGCCGGATGATCGGGGTCGTCTTCGCCCTGCCCCTGCTGGTTTTCTGGGTCAGGGGGATGATCCCGCCCACCTGGCGCGGACGCCTGCTTCTCATCTTTCTCCTCGGCGGCCTGCAAGGGGCCCTCGGATGGTTCATGGTGGCCAGCGGTCTGGTCGACCGTCCCAGTGTCAGCCCCTACCGTCTGGCCGCCCACCTTGGCCTGGCCGTCATCCTATTCGCCTGGGTCCTCTGGCTGGCTCTCGTCATCCTTTGTCGGCAGGAGGCGACCACGCGGGAAAGGGGGGCGGGAGCACCGCGTGAGTGGCACGTTGCCGCAATGCGGCTCACACTGCCGGGCACGCCGGCCTTGTTCTTCCTCCTGCTGCTGCTCGTCCAGATCATCTATGGGGGCTTCATGGCCGGGACCAAGGCCGCCATGGCCCATCCCACCTTCCCGGATCTTTCTGGAAGTGGCTTTCCGCCTGCAGCGACTTGGACCCAACCCGGCTGGCGGAATTTTTTTGAGAACACGGCCGTCATCGCCTTCACCCACCGCTGGCTCGGCATCCTGGTTTTCCTCGTGGGTGCGTGGCAGGCCGTTCGGGTCATCGCCCGGGGGCCGTCCCGTCTCCGTCGGCCGGCCGGAACCTTGGGTTTGCTCTTGTTGCTCCAGGTGGCCTTGGGCATCGGCACCACTCTCCTGGCCCAGGGCCACATCCCCGTCCTGTGGGGATCCCTCCACCAGCTCAACGCTCTCCTGATCCTCGCCCTCGGGCTCTACCTGTTCCACAGCTACCGGCAGTCCCACTCGCTGTAG
- a CDS encoding cytochrome c oxidase subunit II — MNFICKLLGITENASAHGLFIDHMLEVVHWFMLALFIGWSIFLVYCLWRFHASNNPKASYAGNKSKFSTHVEIGVVAIEAMLLMGFAFPIWAQRVARDQFPDVKTAVRVQAVAEQFGWNFHYPGPDNQFGRRALSLVSAANPVGLDPADPAGQDDFVAKNSMALPVNQPAIVYISSKDVIHNYNVKNFRIGQDAIPGMQVPVWFTPIKEGSYEIVCAQLCGSGHANMVGIVEVQPAADYQSWLKSKAPTVAPAPAAQASLSSPVAPKG; from the coding sequence ATGAACTTCATCTGCAAACTCCTCGGTATCACCGAAAACGCTTCCGCCCACGGTCTGTTCATCGACCACATGCTCGAGGTTGTGCATTGGTTCATGCTCGCCCTCTTCATCGGCTGGTCCATCTTCCTCGTCTACTGCCTCTGGCGTTTCCATGCCTCCAACAATCCCAAGGCCTCCTACGCCGGCAACAAGTCGAAGTTTTCCACCCACGTAGAAATCGGCGTCGTCGCCATCGAGGCCATGTTGCTCATGGGCTTTGCCTTCCCCATCTGGGCCCAGCGTGTCGCGCGCGATCAATTCCCCGATGTGAAAACCGCCGTCCGGGTCCAAGCCGTGGCCGAGCAGTTTGGTTGGAACTTCCACTACCCCGGCCCCGACAACCAATTCGGCCGCCGCGCCCTCTCCCTGGTCAGTGCGGCCAACCCCGTCGGCCTGGATCCCGCCGATCCCGCCGGGCAGGACGACTTCGTCGCCAAAAATTCCATGGCCCTGCCGGTCAACCAACCCGCCATCGTCTACATCAGTTCCAAGGACGTCATCCACAATTACAACGTGAAGAACTTCCGCATCGGCCAGGACGCCATCCCCGGCATGCAGGTCCCCGTCTGGTTCACCCCGATCAAGGAAGGGTCCTACGAAATCGTATGCGCCCAGCTCTGCGGCTCCGGGCATGCCAACATGGTCGGCATCGTCGAGGTTCAGCCCGCGGCTGACTACCAATCCTGGCTCAAATCCAAGGCCCCCACCGTGGCTCCCGCCCCCGCCGCCCAGGCCTCTTTATCTTCTCCAGTCGCCCCCAAGGGTTGA
- a CDS encoding cytochrome C oxidase subunit IV family protein, giving the protein MSHDHPQDSQGDALTPQETEQIHAEVRNFWRTFYVLTGMTVVMFGLYFIPMPAAATGALVLGITALKSVVAAFFFMHLIGARKFVHQFLVFTAVFAIFLLGLSLLAWWDHTHIPFF; this is encoded by the coding sequence ATGTCCCACGACCACCCCCAGGACTCCCAAGGCGACGCGCTCACCCCGCAGGAAACCGAACAGATTCACGCCGAAGTCCGCAACTTCTGGCGCACCTTCTACGTCCTCACCGGCATGACCGTGGTCATGTTCGGCCTCTACTTCATCCCCATGCCCGCCGCCGCCACCGGCGCGCTCGTCCTTGGCATCACCGCCCTGAAGTCCGTCGTGGCCGCTTTCTTCTTCATGCACCTCATCGGCGCCCGGAAGTTCGTCCACCAGTTCCTCGTCTTCACCGCCGTCTTCGCCATCTTCCTCCTCGGCCTCTCCCTCCTCGCCTGGTGGGACCACACCCACATTCCTTTTTTCTGA
- a CDS encoding cytochrome c oxidase subunit 3 — protein sequence MEIPYTVKNRPDTGVYNGKLGIWLFLASEVMLFGGLFAAYVFLRLGAPEGTWPNGLMNIWAGFGNSIILLLSSVFVTKTWASVKLNDFSGFKRNLAITMLLSTLFLGIKGYEYNEKFHHFGAFMKDPASPVGWSLQVTGHLLENPDKEDTQHLLLAADAYQPSDWASAPKPDNYHEIKENPALRFAHPGIEITGEEHHGEPVLKIAKDQIFRSSTFVPKYNSFFAIYFTMSGLHALHMIGGLVIFFYFWTFGSKMFHTNRAQFANRIEVTGLFWHFVDLIWFFLFPVMYLM from the coding sequence ATGGAAATTCCCTACACCGTCAAAAACCGTCCGGACACCGGCGTCTATAATGGCAAGCTGGGCATCTGGCTCTTCCTCGCCTCCGAGGTCATGCTCTTCGGCGGCCTCTTCGCCGCCTATGTCTTCCTCCGACTCGGCGCCCCCGAGGGCACTTGGCCCAACGGGCTGATGAACATCTGGGCCGGCTTTGGCAACAGCATCATCCTGCTCCTCTCCTCGGTCTTCGTCACCAAGACCTGGGCCTCGGTCAAACTCAACGACTTCTCCGGATTCAAGCGCAACCTTGCCATCACCATGCTCCTTTCGACCCTCTTCCTCGGAATCAAGGGCTACGAATACAACGAGAAGTTCCATCACTTCGGCGCCTTCATGAAAGACCCCGCCAGCCCCGTCGGCTGGTCCCTCCAGGTCACCGGCCATTTGCTGGAAAACCCTGACAAAGAGGACACCCAGCACCTCCTCCTCGCTGCCGATGCCTATCAGCCCTCCGATTGGGCTTCGGCCCCCAAACCGGACAATTACCACGAAATCAAAGAAAACCCCGCCCTCCGATTCGCCCACCCCGGCATCGAGATCACCGGAGAGGAACACCACGGCGAACCAGTCCTCAAGATCGCCAAGGACCAGATTTTCCGTTCCTCCACTTTTGTTCCCAAATACAACAGCTTTTTCGCCATATACTTCACCATGAGCGGCCTCCACGCCCTGCACATGATCGGCGGCCTGGTCATCTTCTTCTACTTCTGGACCTTCGGCAGCAAGATGTTCCATACCAACCGGGCCCAGTTCGCCAACCGCATCGAAGTCACCGGACTCTTCTGGCACTTCGTCGACCTGATCTGGTTTTTCCTGTTCCCGGTCATGTACTTGATGTAA
- a CDS encoding cbb3-type cytochrome c oxidase subunit I, with the protein MSNNHDKHADDHGHHELGFWQKYIFSTDHKVIGIQYGITALVFLFFGFSLMMAMRWSIAHPGEPIPVFGFLIKLLLGSDNASAQFANNIMTGTLYNSFGAMHGTIMVFLAVVPLAFGAYGNYVTPLQVGAPDMAFPRLNMVSYHTYWPGGLIMLISFFVPGGAAKSGWTSYSPLASIADHGQGIWHIFNGQTLWLLGMVMLITSSLFGSVNLIVTIVQLRVKGLTWFRLPFFTWAQFITAFLLLLAFPPLESAGIMQLMDRLAGTSFFLPSGLYVGGQALEVSGGGSPLLWQHLFWFLAHPEVYVLILPAVGIVAEIIACNTRKPLWGYKSLVFAALFLGFISFSVWAHHMYLTGMGTKVSTFFQLTTVIISIPSVIILTALMISLWGGSIRFNSAMLFATAFLPMFGLGGLTGIPLAFNALDLYLHDTYYVIGHFHYVVAPGTIFALFAGIYHWYPKFSGRMMSEFLGKLHFWPSFVCMNLIFLPMFIQGMAGMHRRWYDGGASYELSQAFIPLFQPLIPVFNAFLEAFGKNPIEGIRAIDLNLVMSWGAWLLALAQVPFIINVLGAWIFGRKAGDNPWGCTTLEWATPTPPPHGNFLKEPVVYRGPYEYSVPGADKDFTPQDEPPKS; encoded by the coding sequence ATGAGCAACAATCACGACAAACACGCTGATGACCATGGTCACCACGAGCTCGGTTTCTGGCAGAAGTACATCTTTTCCACCGACCACAAAGTCATCGGCATCCAATACGGCATCACCGCCCTCGTATTCCTCTTCTTCGGCTTCAGCCTCATGATGGCCATGCGCTGGTCCATCGCCCATCCCGGTGAGCCCATTCCCGTCTTCGGCTTCCTCATCAAGCTCCTTCTTGGCAGCGACAATGCCTCGGCCCAGTTCGCCAACAACATCATGACCGGCACGCTCTACAACAGCTTCGGCGCGATGCACGGAACCATCATGGTCTTCTTGGCCGTTGTGCCGCTGGCCTTCGGTGCCTATGGCAACTACGTCACCCCCCTCCAAGTCGGTGCCCCGGACATGGCCTTCCCCCGCCTCAACATGGTCAGCTACCACACCTACTGGCCCGGCGGACTCATCATGCTCATCAGCTTCTTCGTCCCCGGTGGCGCCGCCAAATCCGGTTGGACCTCCTATTCCCCGCTCGCGTCCATCGCCGATCACGGGCAGGGGATCTGGCACATCTTCAACGGACAGACCCTCTGGCTCCTCGGGATGGTCATGCTCATCACCTCCTCCCTCTTCGGCTCGGTCAACCTCATCGTCACCATCGTCCAGCTCCGCGTCAAAGGCCTCACCTGGTTCCGCCTGCCCTTTTTCACCTGGGCCCAGTTCATCACCGCCTTCCTGCTCCTCCTCGCCTTCCCGCCGCTCGAATCGGCCGGGATCATGCAGTTGATGGACCGCCTCGCCGGCACCAGCTTCTTCCTTCCCAGCGGCCTTTACGTCGGCGGCCAGGCCCTCGAAGTCAGCGGAGGCGGCAGCCCGTTGTTGTGGCAGCACCTTTTCTGGTTCCTGGCCCATCCCGAGGTTTACGTCCTCATCCTTCCCGCCGTCGGCATCGTGGCCGAAATCATCGCCTGCAACACCCGCAAGCCGCTTTGGGGCTACAAGTCCCTCGTCTTCGCCGCCCTCTTCCTGGGTTTCATTTCTTTCTCGGTCTGGGCCCACCACATGTACCTCACCGGGATGGGCACCAAGGTCTCCACCTTCTTCCAGCTCACCACCGTCATCATCTCGATTCCCTCGGTCATCATCCTGACCGCGCTCATGATCTCGCTCTGGGGTGGCTCCATCCGCTTCAACTCCGCCATGCTCTTCGCCACCGCCTTCCTCCCCATGTTCGGACTGGGCGGTCTCACCGGCATCCCGCTCGCCTTCAACGCCCTCGACCTCTATCTCCACGACACCTACTACGTCATCGGCCACTTCCATTACGTCGTCGCCCCGGGCACCATCTTCGCCCTCTTCGCCGGCATCTACCACTGGTATCCCAAATTCAGCGGGCGCATGATGAGTGAGTTCCTCGGCAAGCTCCACTTCTGGCCCTCCTTCGTCTGCATGAACCTCATCTTCCTCCCCATGTTCATCCAGGGCATGGCTGGCATGCATCGCCGTTGGTACGACGGCGGTGCATCTTACGAACTCTCCCAGGCCTTCATCCCGCTCTTCCAGCCCCTCATTCCCGTCTTCAATGCCTTCCTCGAGGCTTTTGGGAAGAATCCCATCGAAGGCATCCGCGCCATCGATCTCAACCTCGTCATGAGCTGGGGCGCCTGGCTTCTGGCCCTGGCCCAGGTTCCCTTCATCATCAATGTGCTCGGCGCCTGGATTTTCGGCCGCAAGGCTGGCGACAATCCCTGGGGCTGCACCACCCTGGAATGGGCCACCCCGACCCCGCCCCCCCACGGCAACTTCCTCAAGGAACCCGTTGTTTACCGCGGACCCTACGAATACAGCGTCCCCGGCGCCGACAAGGATTTCACACCGCAGGACGAACCCCCAAAATCCTGA
- a CDS encoding cytochrome c translates to MSANEHPHGEQEPVDPRLPGIDYDETTNVQRIHESILREKVDPAEGMEPMPLWLIALILVVVLFGGYYLGQYNGGFSATGFDENAGTAVAGATTGGAAGAAKVDENSPEALAKLGKRVFTTNCASCHTPTGMGVAGQYPPLVASPYVLEKPHRLVSLVLHGLQGEIVVLGNKYNNAMPAWEKQLNDKQMAAVLTYIRNEWGNKADPIKPEQVAAVRKEWASRTTPWTAPELETIPGDLPAVP, encoded by the coding sequence ATGAGCGCGAACGAACACCCCCACGGCGAACAGGAACCGGTCGATCCCCGGCTGCCCGGGATCGACTACGACGAAACCACCAACGTCCAGCGCATCCATGAATCCATCCTGAGGGAGAAAGTTGATCCCGCCGAGGGCATGGAACCCATGCCCCTCTGGCTCATCGCCCTGATCCTCGTCGTCGTGCTCTTTGGCGGCTATTACCTCGGCCAATACAACGGGGGCTTCAGCGCCACCGGCTTTGATGAAAATGCAGGAACCGCAGTCGCCGGAGCCACCACGGGTGGAGCAGCCGGTGCCGCCAAAGTCGATGAAAACTCCCCCGAAGCCCTGGCCAAATTGGGCAAGCGCGTCTTCACCACCAATTGCGCCTCCTGCCACACCCCCACCGGCATGGGCGTCGCCGGTCAATACCCCCCGCTTGTCGCCTCACCCTACGTCCTGGAAAAACCCCACCGCCTCGTTTCCCTCGTCCTCCATGGTCTGCAGGGTGAAATCGTCGTCCTGGGCAACAAATACAACAACGCCATGCCCGCTTGGGAGAAGCAACTCAACGACAAACAAATGGCCGCCGTCCTGACCTACATCCGCAACGAATGGGGCAACAAGGCCGACCCGATCAAACCTGAACAGGTCGCCGCCGTTCGCAAGGAATGGGCCTCCCGCACCACCCCTTGGACCGCCCCCGAACTGGAAACCATTCCGGGCGATTTGCCCGCCGTTCCCTGA
- a CDS encoding cbb3-type cytochrome c oxidase subunit II — translation MNRLPTLFIGFFATFLTAWLGLVIIPYFQFGQLEPQVDPDTGDQFPPAPTGLALRGAQVYRASGCIYCHSQQIRPADLQDGHNRGWGARRTVPRDYLYEKPPQLGTMRTGPDLTNVGVRLNDAAWHHEHLYAPQSKAAWSIMAPYKYLYTVRKIEGQPSPKALKLQPPYAPAEGYEVVPTPDAEALVAYLLSLNRNYALPEAPVE, via the coding sequence ATGAACCGTCTCCCCACCCTCTTCATCGGATTCTTCGCCACCTTCCTCACCGCTTGGCTCGGGCTGGTCATCATTCCCTATTTCCAATTCGGCCAGCTTGAACCCCAGGTCGACCCCGACACCGGCGACCAATTTCCCCCCGCGCCCACCGGCTTGGCCCTCCGCGGGGCCCAAGTCTATCGCGCCAGTGGCTGTATCTACTGCCACAGCCAACAGATCCGACCCGCCGACCTCCAGGACGGACACAACCGCGGCTGGGGCGCCCGCCGCACCGTTCCCCGCGACTACCTCTACGAAAAGCCCCCCCAACTCGGCACCATGCGCACCGGTCCCGACCTGACCAACGTCGGCGTCCGCCTCAACGACGCCGCCTGGCACCACGAACACCTCTACGCCCCCCAGAGCAAGGCCGCTTGGTCCATCATGGCGCCCTACAAGTACCTTTACACCGTGCGCAAAATCGAAGGCCAGCCCTCGCCCAAGGCCCTCAAGCTCCAGCCCCCCTATGCGCCCGCCGAAGGTTACGAGGTCGTGCCCACTCCCGATGCCGAGGCCCTCGTCGCCTACCTCCTCTCTCTCAACCGCAACTACGCGCTTCCTGAAGCGCCTGTCGAATAA
- a CDS encoding cbb3-type cytochrome c oxidase subunit I yields MSTSSPLPDLNDAADRSAIDASCRLPVLTFFATAILWLLIGTIFALLASVKLHNPQFVTELPPGVTWVLNQLYPAVPANIVDALNGSLTFGRVRPAHLNTVAYGWASTAAIGVGIWLMARLCRVQLRHPGFVTAAGVIWNLGVLLGTGAILFGESTGVEWLEYPPYATFLLFIAYAMISVWAVDMFVHRRPGHVYVSQWYIMAALFWFPWLYATANILIHHQEVQGSASAIINWWYGHNALGLWFTPIGLAAAYYFIPKVIGRPVHSYYLSAFGFWSLALFYSWNGGHHLIGGPLPAWVITASIVASVMMIIPVVVTAINHHMTMRGNFHVLEYSPTLRFVVFGAMSYTLASLQGSSMAIRSLNTVTHFTDYTIGHSHLGLYAFFTMIMFGSIYYIVPRLVGSEWRSATLIKIHFWSCAYGIVLMVLVLTVGGLMQGLMMRDASIGFDKIVENIAVYKVFRSVTGVLLTVGHVVFAFHFLLMILGMGRAVGGPTLFRHPAKP; encoded by the coding sequence ATGAGCACCTCCTCACCCTTGCCAGACTTGAATGACGCCGCCGACCGCTCCGCGATCGACGCCAGTTGTCGTCTGCCAGTCCTGACCTTCTTTGCCACTGCGATCCTTTGGCTTCTCATCGGAACGATCTTCGCCCTGCTCGCCTCGGTCAAACTGCACAATCCACAATTCGTCACCGAACTGCCCCCCGGTGTGACCTGGGTCCTCAACCAACTCTACCCCGCTGTTCCGGCCAACATCGTGGATGCCCTCAACGGGTCACTCACCTTTGGACGCGTCCGTCCGGCCCACCTCAACACTGTGGCCTACGGTTGGGCCTCCACCGCCGCCATCGGTGTCGGTATCTGGCTCATGGCCCGTCTCTGCCGGGTTCAACTGCGCCATCCCGGGTTCGTCACCGCCGCCGGTGTGATTTGGAACCTTGGGGTCCTTCTGGGTACCGGTGCCATCCTCTTCGGTGAAAGCACCGGGGTGGAATGGCTGGAATATCCGCCCTACGCCACTTTCCTGCTCTTCATCGCCTATGCCATGATCTCGGTTTGGGCCGTCGACATGTTTGTCCACCGCCGCCCGGGCCATGTCTACGTTTCACAGTGGTACATCATGGCTGCGCTCTTCTGGTTCCCCTGGCTGTACGCCACCGCCAACATCCTCATCCACCATCAGGAAGTTCAGGGCTCGGCCTCCGCGATCATCAACTGGTGGTACGGTCACAATGCCCTCGGTCTCTGGTTCACCCCCATCGGCCTTGCCGCCGCCTACTACTTCATCCCCAAGGTCATCGGCCGGCCGGTCCACAGCTACTATCTTTCCGCCTTCGGCTTCTGGTCCCTCGCCCTCTTTTACAGCTGGAACGGCGGTCATCACCTCATCGGTGGACCACTGCCCGCCTGGGTCATCACCGCCTCCATCGTGGCCAGTGTCATGATGATCATCCCGGTGGTCGTCACCGCCATCAACCACCACATGACCATGCGGGGCAACTTCCACGTCCTCGAATACAGTCCGACCCTGCGCTTCGTCGTTTTCGGGGCCATGAGCTACACCCTCGCCAGCCTGCAGGGAAGTTCCATGGCCATCCGATCACTCAACACCGTGACCCACTTCACCGATTACACCATCGGCCACTCGCACCTCGGCCTCTACGCCTTCTTCACCATGATCATGTTCGGGTCGATCTATTACATCGTCCCCCGTTTGGTCGGTTCCGAATGGCGCTCCGCCACCCTCATCAAGATCCATTTCTGGAGCTGTGCCTACGGCATCGTCCTCATGGTTTTGGTCCTGACCGTGGGCGGTCTCATGCAGGGCCTGATGATGCGCGATGCCAGCATCGGCTTCGACAAAATCGTCGAGAACATCGCCGTCTACAAGGTCTTCCGCAGCGTCACCGGCGTCCTCCTCACCGTCGGCCATGTGGTCTTCGCCTTCCACTTCCTCCTCATGATCCTGGGGATGGGCCGTGCTGTCGGGGGACCGACCCTCTTCCGCCACCCCGCCAAACCCTGA
- a CDS encoding cbb3-type cytochrome oxidase assembly protein: MAFFYGLLIASMVLLGGSAVYALFWAAEDGQFQDMEASSKVIFDQGEPEGEITDVFPGLDPARLRAHNHVPATHLTGTTKS, translated from the coding sequence ATGGCGTTTTTCTACGGACTCCTCATCGCTTCCATGGTTCTGCTCGGCGGCAGTGCCGTTTACGCGCTCTTCTGGGCGGCCGAGGACGGCCAGTTCCAGGACATGGAAGCCAGCTCCAAGGTCATTTTCGACCAAGGCGAGCCGGAAGGAGAAATCACCGACGTTTTTCCCGGTTTGGACCCCGCACGCCTCCGCGCCCACAACCATGTCCCCGCAACCCATTTAACGGGGACCACGAAATCATGA
- a CDS encoding cytochrome c, with translation MRYFFFIFLVLVITVLAVFGFRGAKTTRTPVEIFNDMDHQAKFKSQTSSAFFADGRGDRLPVAGTVPFSVKVEDSYLTTGLIEGNYGDGIPVTVDARLLARGQERFNINCKVCHGATGAGNGIVAEYGFAGIANYHQDRIRQMPDGQIYYTIVHGKGLMYGLPHIAVDDRWAIVAYVRALQRSQNARIDDVPESEREQLK, from the coding sequence ATGCGTTACTTCTTCTTCATCTTCCTCGTCCTGGTCATTACGGTCCTCGCCGTCTTCGGCTTCCGCGGTGCCAAGACGACCCGCACCCCGGTCGAAATCTTCAACGACATGGATCACCAGGCCAAATTCAAGAGCCAGACATCCTCGGCTTTCTTTGCCGACGGACGCGGTGATCGTCTGCCTGTGGCTGGCACCGTGCCTTTCAGCGTCAAGGTCGAGGACAGCTACCTCACCACCGGCCTTATTGAAGGTAACTATGGCGATGGCATTCCGGTTACGGTTGACGCCCGCCTCCTCGCCCGGGGACAGGAACGCTTCAACATCAATTGCAAGGTCTGTCACGGGGCCACCGGCGCGGGCAATGGCATCGTTGCCGAGTACGGTTTCGCCGGGATCGCCAACTACCACCAAGACCGCATCCGCCAGATGCCCGACGGACAGATCTACTACACCATCGTCCACGGCAAGGGATTGATGTACGGTCTTCCGCACATTGCGGTGGATGACCGCTGGGCCATCGTCGCCTACGTCCGCGCCTTGCAGCGCAGCCAGAACGCCCGCATCGACGATGTTCCGGAATCCGAACGGGAGCAGTTGAAATAA